A region from the Hypericibacter adhaerens genome encodes:
- a CDS encoding phytoene desaturase family protein, which yields MTEAWDAIVIGAGHNGLAAAGYLAKAGRRVLVLERREVVGGAVLTEEFHPGFRNSAAAYVVSLLRPEVIRELELKKHGFETMRMGGSFGAFGDGRSLLLSGGEAADRAEVARFSNRDWDAMGRLGALLRKAGDLVRAEMLVEPPRLSGGGFADLLGGWRLGRGLKGLSPEERHQFLQLFLTPVGTILEKYFDSDAVKTMYAATATAGAFVALDEPGSAINLLHLGIGEVEGERGAWHLPKGGMGTVTQAMAKAAQSFGAEIRVKAPVATVLIEDGRAIGVTLETGEAIRAKVLLSNADPKRTFLGLVGEARLPEAFAAGIRSYRMASGSFRVNFALSGVPEFASRPGAGIGPQHKAFIRMVRDYAAYDEAFRAAKRGELPADPILDAVIPTATDPSLAPEGCHILSILAQHYPYELANGRTWDSARAEAVEGILATAERYIPNLRKLVLGWRAYSPADLERVFGLTGGDVYHGQLDPGQIFSLRPHPDAAQYRTPIKALYLCGAGAHPGGGVSGAPGRNAAMRVLKDWRRL from the coding sequence GTGACTGAAGCATGGGACGCGATCGTCATCGGGGCCGGGCATAACGGGCTCGCCGCGGCGGGCTATCTCGCCAAGGCCGGCAGGCGCGTGCTGGTGCTGGAGCGCCGAGAGGTGGTCGGCGGCGCCGTGCTGACCGAGGAGTTCCATCCGGGCTTCCGCAACTCGGCCGCGGCCTATGTGGTGAGCCTGCTGCGCCCCGAGGTGATCCGGGAGCTCGAGCTCAAGAAGCACGGCTTCGAGACGATGCGCATGGGCGGCTCCTTCGGCGCCTTCGGCGACGGGCGCTCGCTGCTCTTGAGCGGCGGCGAGGCCGCCGACCGCGCCGAGGTGGCGCGCTTCTCCAACCGCGACTGGGACGCGATGGGCCGGCTCGGCGCGCTGCTGCGCAAGGCGGGCGATCTGGTGCGGGCCGAGATGCTGGTCGAGCCGCCGCGGCTTTCCGGCGGCGGGTTCGCCGATCTTCTCGGCGGCTGGCGGCTGGGACGCGGCCTCAAGGGGCTCTCGCCCGAGGAGCGCCACCAGTTCCTGCAGCTCTTCCTGACGCCAGTCGGCACGATCCTCGAGAAATATTTCGACAGCGACGCGGTCAAGACCATGTATGCGGCGACCGCGACCGCCGGCGCCTTCGTGGCGCTGGACGAACCGGGCTCGGCGATCAACCTGCTGCATCTGGGCATCGGCGAGGTCGAGGGCGAGCGCGGCGCCTGGCACCTGCCGAAGGGCGGCATGGGCACGGTGACGCAAGCCATGGCCAAGGCTGCCCAATCCTTCGGCGCCGAGATCCGGGTGAAGGCGCCGGTCGCGACCGTCCTGATCGAGGACGGCCGCGCCATCGGCGTGACGCTCGAGACCGGCGAGGCGATCCGCGCGAAGGTCCTGCTTTCCAACGCCGATCCCAAGCGCACTTTTCTCGGCCTCGTCGGCGAGGCGCGCCTGCCGGAGGCATTCGCCGCCGGCATCCGCAGCTACCGCATGGCCTCGGGCTCCTTCCGCGTGAATTTCGCGCTTTCGGGCGTGCCGGAATTCGCCTCGCGCCCCGGCGCCGGCATCGGCCCGCAGCATAAGGCCTTCATCCGCATGGTGCGGGACTATGCCGCCTATGACGAGGCCTTCCGCGCCGCCAAGCGCGGCGAACTGCCGGCCGACCCGATCCTCGACGCGGTGATCCCGACCGCGACCGATCCGAGCCTGGCGCCCGAGGGCTGCCATATCCTCTCGATCCTGGCGCAGCACTATCCTTACGAACTGGCGAACGGCCGCACCTGGGACAGCGCGCGCGCCGAGGCGGTCGAGGGCATCCTCGCCACGGCCGAGCGCTACATCCCCAACCTCCGCAAGCTGGTGCTGGGCTGGCGCGCCTACAGCCCCGCCGATCTCGAGCGCGTCTTCGGCCTCACCGGCGGCGACGTCTATCACGGCCAGCTCGATCCCGGTCAGATCTTCTCGCTCAGGCCCCATCCCGACGCCGCGCAATACCGCACGCCGATCAAGGCGCTCTATCTCTGTGGCGCCGGCGCGCACCCCGGCGGCGGCGTCTCGGGCGCGCCGGGCCGCAACGCCGCGATGCGCGTGCTGAAGGACTGGCGGCGCTTGTGA
- the purD gene encoding phosphoribosylamine--glycine ligase encodes MRILVVGSGGREHALCWAIAASPLCDKLYCAPGNAGIAAEAECVPIKVDELDKLVGFARDSKIDFVVVGPEAPLVAGLADKLRAAGIKTFGPSGPAAALEGSKSFMKELCAKYGIPTAAFRRFTEAGPAKAYVRERGVPIVVKADGLAAGKGVVVAQSLEEADKAIESMLVAREFGTAGAEIVVEEFLSGEEASFFALVDGKTALPLASAQDHKTVGEGDTGPNTGGMGAYSPAPIVTDAMAEQVMRTIILPTVKAMEAEGRPFTGVLFAGLMIGPKGPRLLEYNVRFGDPECQVLCLRLMSDILPALIAAADGMLAKFHLRWKTEAALTVVMAAQGYPGAYKKGTEIRGLDRAAALKDVVVFHAGTERSKDGRVLATGGRVLGVSALGKSVAEAQARAYAAVDQIDWPEGFCRRDIGWRAIGARGGEAEIEREK; translated from the coding sequence ATGCGGATCCTGGTGGTCGGGTCGGGCGGACGCGAGCATGCGCTGTGCTGGGCGATCGCGGCCTCGCCGCTCTGCGACAAGCTCTATTGCGCGCCGGGCAATGCCGGCATCGCGGCCGAGGCCGAATGCGTGCCGATCAAGGTGGACGAGCTCGACAAGCTGGTCGGCTTCGCGCGCGACTCGAAGATCGATTTCGTCGTGGTCGGCCCCGAGGCGCCGCTGGTGGCGGGCCTGGCCGACAAGCTGCGCGCCGCCGGGATCAAGACCTTCGGGCCGTCCGGCCCCGCCGCGGCGCTCGAAGGCTCCAAATCCTTCATGAAGGAGCTCTGCGCCAAATACGGCATCCCGACCGCCGCCTTCCGGCGCTTCACCGAGGCCGGCCCCGCCAAGGCCTATGTCCGCGAGCGGGGCGTGCCGATCGTGGTCAAGGCCGACGGGCTCGCCGCGGGCAAGGGCGTGGTGGTGGCGCAGAGCCTCGAGGAGGCCGACAAGGCCATCGAGTCGATGCTGGTGGCGCGCGAGTTCGGCACGGCCGGCGCCGAGATCGTGGTGGAAGAGTTCCTGTCGGGCGAGGAGGCGAGCTTCTTCGCGCTGGTGGACGGCAAGACCGCGCTGCCGCTGGCCTCGGCGCAGGACCACAAGACGGTGGGCGAAGGCGATACCGGCCCCAACACCGGCGGCATGGGCGCCTATTCGCCGGCCCCCATCGTCACCGACGCGATGGCCGAGCAGGTGATGCGGACGATCATCCTGCCAACCGTGAAGGCCATGGAGGCCGAGGGGCGTCCTTTCACCGGCGTACTCTTCGCCGGCCTGATGATCGGACCCAAGGGGCCGCGGCTCCTCGAATACAATGTCCGCTTCGGCGACCCCGAATGCCAGGTGCTCTGCCTGCGGCTGATGTCGGACATCCTGCCGGCGCTGATCGCCGCCGCGGACGGGATGCTGGCCAAGTTCCATCTGCGCTGGAAGACCGAAGCGGCGCTCACCGTGGTGATGGCGGCGCAGGGCTATCCGGGCGCCTACAAGAAGGGCACCGAGATCCGCGGGCTCGACCGCGCCGCTGCGCTCAAGGATGTCGTGGTGTTCCATGCCGGCACCGAGCGCAGCAAGGACGGGCGCGTACTGGCCACTGGCGGCCGCGTGCTGGGCGTGAGCGCCCTCGGCAAGTCCGTGGCCGAGGCCCAGGCCCGCGCCTATGCCGCCGTCGACCAGATCGACTGGCCGGAAGGCTTCTGCCGGCGCGACATCGGCTGGCGCGCGATCGGCGCGCGCGGCGGCGAGGCGGAGATCGAGCGGGAGAAGTGA
- the xseA gene encoding exodeoxyribonuclease VII large subunit encodes MSESRIPAGEARGHNLPEYSVSEISRAVKATLEDNFQRVRVRGEVSKPNYHGSGHLYFSLKDEDAVIDAVCWRGTVGRLRLRIEHGMEVIATGRISSYPGSSKYQIVIDSVELAGEGALLKLLEERRKKLAAEGLFDEARKKKLPVLPGVIGVITSPTGAVIRDILHRLADRFPRPVLLWPVAVQGEGAAEQVAAAIRGFNAMAPGGPVARPDLIIVARGGGSLEDLWAFNEEIVVRAAAASAIPLIAAIGHETDTTLIDFAADKRAPTPTAAAEMAVPVRAELMAALAENGHRLARAMARDLAHRRTEIEGLARGLPEPRRLIEDKTQALDGWIERLKVAERGFFAERQRQVATLAARLVTPAEMIRRKRQELAHGAEVLKKAMEAFAVKKERGLDRVAAGLRPALVAALIERRKLALDGLARLLEGLSYESVLRRGFVLVRDMAERPVTQAAAVTAGMKLSLTFGDGVIPAIAEAAGKPSRAAKRPASDDPAPPAPKPKKGGPKDGGPQGSLL; translated from the coding sequence ATGAGCGAAAGCCGGATCCCGGCGGGCGAGGCCCGCGGCCACAACCTGCCCGAATACAGCGTCTCCGAGATCAGCCGCGCCGTGAAGGCGACGCTGGAGGACAATTTCCAGCGCGTGCGCGTGCGCGGCGAGGTCTCCAAGCCCAACTATCACGGCTCGGGCCATCTCTATTTCAGCCTCAAGGACGAGGACGCCGTGATCGACGCGGTCTGCTGGCGCGGCACGGTCGGGCGCCTGCGGCTGCGAATCGAGCATGGCATGGAGGTGATCGCGACCGGGCGCATCAGTTCCTATCCCGGCAGCTCGAAATACCAGATCGTCATCGATTCGGTGGAGCTGGCGGGCGAGGGCGCGCTCTTGAAGCTCCTGGAGGAGCGGCGCAAGAAGCTCGCGGCCGAGGGGCTGTTCGACGAGGCGCGCAAGAAGAAGCTGCCGGTGCTGCCCGGCGTGATCGGCGTCATCACCTCGCCCACGGGCGCGGTCATCCGCGACATCCTCCATCGCCTCGCCGACCGCTTCCCGCGGCCGGTGCTGCTCTGGCCGGTGGCGGTGCAGGGCGAGGGGGCGGCCGAGCAGGTCGCGGCCGCGATCCGCGGCTTCAATGCGATGGCGCCCGGAGGCCCGGTGGCGCGGCCCGATCTCATCATCGTCGCGCGCGGCGGCGGCAGCCTCGAGGATCTCTGGGCCTTCAACGAGGAGATCGTGGTGCGCGCGGCCGCGGCCAGCGCCATCCCGCTGATCGCCGCGATCGGGCACGAGACCGACACCACGCTCATCGATTTCGCCGCCGACAAGCGGGCACCGACGCCCACGGCCGCGGCCGAGATGGCGGTGCCGGTGCGCGCCGAGCTCATGGCGGCCCTCGCCGAGAACGGCCATCGGCTCGCCCGTGCCATGGCGCGCGACCTGGCCCATCGCCGTACCGAGATCGAGGGCCTGGCGCGCGGCCTGCCCGAGCCGCGCCGGTTGATCGAGGACAAGACCCAGGCGCTCGACGGCTGGATCGAGCGGCTCAAGGTGGCCGAGCGCGGCTTCTTCGCCGAGCGCCAGCGCCAGGTGGCGACCTTGGCCGCGCGGCTGGTGACGCCGGCCGAGATGATCCGGCGCAAGCGCCAGGAGCTTGCGCATGGTGCCGAGGTGCTGAAGAAGGCGATGGAGGCCTTTGCCGTGAAGAAGGAGCGCGGGCTCGACCGCGTCGCGGCGGGCCTGCGGCCGGCACTGGTGGCGGCGCTGATCGAGCGGCGCAAGCTGGCGCTGGACGGGCTGGCGCGGCTGCTCGAGGGGCTCTCCTATGAAAGCGTGCTGCGGCGCGGCTTCGTGCTGGTGCGCGACATGGCGGAGCGCCCGGTGACCCAGGCGGCCGCGGTCACGGCCGGGATGAAGCTCAGCCTGACGTTCGGCGACGGCGTCATCCCCGCCATCGCCGAGGCGGCCGGCAAGCCGTCGCGCGCGGCCAAGCGTCCCGCATCGGACGACCCGGCGCCGCCGGCCCCAAAACCGAAGAAAGGCGGGCCCAAGGACGGCGGCCCGCAAGGCTCGCTGCTATGA
- a CDS encoding M23 family metallopeptidase, whose translation MSGRSRRFWLKTGAALGALLMAPWARARAAAPTTLEGHKTQGGLLFGHVEPGARVWLDGAAITVSPAGEFLLGFNRDAPPDAKLRVEHADGTVEERVLAIEPRTYQVQKIDGLPQNTVTPDAEEEAKIAADQAKINAARIPQATVAWYAGGFDWPALGPISGVYGSVRILNGVPRQPHVGVDIAAPEGTPIRSPADGIVRLAETGMLLTGGTVIIDHGQGLTSILIHMSAVLVHPGLFVSKGTVIGRIGHTGRATGPHVHWGMNWRDVRLDPQLLVPPMPAEYATVKKPAATGE comes from the coding sequence ATGAGCGGCCGCTCCCGCCGCTTCTGGCTCAAGACGGGTGCCGCCCTCGGCGCGCTGCTGATGGCGCCATGGGCGCGCGCCCGGGCCGCGGCGCCCACGACGCTCGAAGGCCACAAGACCCAGGGCGGACTGCTGTTCGGCCATGTCGAGCCCGGAGCCCGCGTCTGGCTCGACGGCGCCGCCATCACGGTCTCGCCCGCCGGCGAATTCCTGCTCGGCTTCAATCGCGACGCGCCGCCCGATGCCAAGCTCCGCGTCGAGCATGCGGACGGCACGGTCGAGGAGCGGGTGCTCGCGATCGAGCCGCGGACCTACCAGGTGCAGAAGATCGACGGCCTGCCGCAGAACACGGTGACGCCCGACGCCGAGGAGGAGGCGAAGATCGCGGCCGACCAGGCCAAGATCAACGCCGCGCGGATTCCGCAGGCGACGGTCGCCTGGTATGCCGGCGGCTTCGACTGGCCGGCGCTGGGGCCGATCTCGGGCGTCTATGGCTCGGTCCGGATCCTGAACGGCGTGCCGCGGCAGCCGCATGTCGGGGTCGATATCGCGGCCCCCGAAGGCACGCCGATCAGGAGTCCCGCCGATGGCATCGTGCGGCTGGCGGAGACCGGCATGCTGCTCACCGGCGGCACCGTCATCATCGACCACGGCCAGGGCCTGACCTCGATCCTGATCCATATGTCGGCGGTGCTGGTCCATCCCGGCCTCTTCGTCTCCAAGGGGACCGTCATCGGCCGCATCGGCCATACCGGGCGCGCCACCGGCCCCCATGTCCATTGGGGCATGAACTGGCGCGATGTCCGCCTCGACCCGCAGCTCCTGGTGCCGCCCATGCCGGCGGAATACGCCACCGTGAAGAAACCGGCCGCGACGGGCGAGTGA
- the lpxK gene encoding tetraacyldisaccharide 4'-kinase, with translation MRAPEFWNRRSVGIMALLLSPMALLYRLGFLLRAAMARPRRASVPVLCIGAASVGGAGKTPLAFAIARQLRQQGRKLHIVSRGYGGNERGPLRVDPARHLASEVGDEALLLTQAAPVWVARDRLAGIEAAAQEGADLVLLDDGLQNPTLAKTASILTVDGITGFGNGWLLPAGPLREPVGRAAQRCQAVVIVGADEAEAARRLPAALPRFAATLEPIQGETLKGKRWYAFCGLGSPEKFRRTIRGLGLDVAGGKAFPDHHRYSDKDLAELRAEAERANARLLTTRKDWLRLKPDQRGGVTPLDIVLRFEDEAAFDALLQRLLAR, from the coding sequence ATTCCTGCTGCGGGCGGCGATGGCGCGGCCGCGCCGCGCCTCGGTTCCCGTCCTCTGCATCGGCGCCGCCAGCGTGGGCGGGGCGGGCAAGACGCCGCTCGCCTTCGCCATCGCCCGGCAGCTGCGCCAGCAGGGCCGCAAGCTTCACATCGTCAGCCGCGGGTATGGCGGCAACGAGCGCGGCCCCTTGCGCGTCGATCCGGCCCGCCATCTGGCGAGCGAGGTCGGCGACGAGGCGCTGCTGCTGACGCAGGCCGCCCCCGTCTGGGTCGCGCGCGACCGCCTCGCCGGCATCGAGGCGGCCGCCCAGGAAGGGGCCGATCTGGTGCTGCTCGATGACGGGCTGCAGAACCCGACCCTCGCCAAGACCGCCTCGATCCTCACGGTCGACGGCATCACCGGCTTCGGCAATGGCTGGCTCCTGCCGGCGGGACCGCTGCGAGAACCGGTCGGGAGGGCCGCCCAGCGCTGCCAGGCCGTCGTCATCGTCGGCGCCGACGAAGCCGAGGCCGCGCGCCGCCTGCCCGCCGCGCTGCCGCGCTTCGCCGCGACCCTCGAGCCGATCCAGGGCGAGACGCTCAAGGGCAAGCGCTGGTACGCCTTCTGCGGGCTGGGCTCGCCCGAGAAGTTCCGCCGCACGATCCGCGGCCTCGGCCTCGATGTCGCCGGCGGCAAGGCCTTCCCCGATCATCATCGCTACAGCGACAAGGACCTCGCCGAACTGCGCGCCGAGGCCGAGCGGGCGAACGCGCGGCTGCTGACGACCCGCAAGGACTGGCTGCGGCTCAAGCCCGATCAGCGCGGCGGCGTCACCCCGCTCGACATCGTCCTGCGCTTCGAGGACGAGGCGGCGTTCGACGCGCTGCTGCAACGGCTGCTGGCGCGGTAG